The proteins below are encoded in one region of Hyalangium gracile:
- a CDS encoding TIGR02757 family protein, with the protein MSRRSQSGGLSVKAAERLRPLLESFLASTDTRSRITADPVEFPHRYTDPRDIEVSALLAAALAYGRADLFRPKVDGLLGRMGAAPAAFVRGLDVLGARELLHGFVYRFNVGTDVAVLLLGMGKALREHGSLEALFVRGWEARGSMHGALSDFTAALRDVPMAELRRALGKERGLHHLLPSPLGPGAAKRLNLYLRWMVRGGDGVDFGIWKRVPASALVIPLDTHIGRIAKHLGLTRRNDLSWRTAEEVTASLRRLDAADPVRYDFALCHYGMSGVCPARPVADNCAKCLLLSSCAVGPRLTRSRASASGP; encoded by the coding sequence GTGAGCAGACGTTCACAGAGCGGAGGGCTGTCGGTGAAGGCGGCGGAGCGCCTGCGCCCTCTCCTGGAGTCCTTCCTGGCGTCGACGGACACCCGCTCGCGCATCACCGCCGACCCCGTGGAGTTTCCGCACCGGTACACGGATCCTCGGGACATCGAGGTCAGCGCGCTGCTGGCGGCGGCGCTCGCGTACGGGCGGGCGGACCTGTTCCGGCCCAAGGTGGACGGGCTGCTGGGGCGCATGGGCGCAGCTCCGGCCGCCTTCGTGCGAGGGCTGGACGTGCTGGGAGCGCGCGAGCTGCTGCACGGGTTCGTCTATCGCTTCAACGTGGGCACGGACGTGGCGGTGCTGCTGCTGGGGATGGGCAAGGCGCTGCGTGAGCACGGGAGCCTGGAGGCGCTCTTTGTGCGGGGGTGGGAGGCGCGCGGCTCGATGCACGGGGCCTTGAGCGACTTCACGGCGGCGCTGCGGGATGTGCCGATGGCTGAGCTGCGGCGGGCGCTGGGCAAGGAGCGGGGGCTGCACCACCTGCTGCCGTCACCGCTGGGGCCTGGAGCGGCGAAGCGGCTCAACCTGTACCTGCGGTGGATGGTCCGAGGCGGGGATGGCGTGGACTTCGGTATCTGGAAGCGCGTGCCGGCTTCGGCGCTGGTGATTCCGCTGGATACGCACATCGGGCGCATCGCGAAGCACCTGGGGCTGACGCGGCGCAACGACTTGAGCTGGCGGACGGCGGAGGAGGTGACGGCCTCGCTGCGGCGGTTGGATGCCGCGGATCCGGTCCGGTATGACTTCGCGCTCTGCCACTACGGCATGAGCGGGGTGTGTCCCGCGAGGCCGGTGGCGGACAACTGCGCGAAGTGCCTGCTGCTGTCCTCCTGTGCCGTGGGCCCGCGCCTCACGCGATCCCGAGCTTCCGCATCCGGTCCTTGA
- a CDS encoding sigma 54-dependent Fis family transcriptional regulator — protein MTSGDDPKAKLESEAPPLADEAVAGPSLNRTSFIPLPDLSVPPPPLPSEVITRRERIARAPGTPEPPPAYREPKALRVQREGLPDLIVPLYPDRSYVFGRAPESTVVFAHDAVSRQHGRLSFREDHRWVYRDLNSRNHSFLGEAEYPFQGDERAYCRHMDASKDWVVEAGNLILLGNGRSRITLLAEVPDGLVAGSRPRQRGSAAAAQLERSINICARHQLPVFILGKSGTGKTFIAREIHSRSRLDGNFVVLNCGRLPQDASMLHSELLGHVKGAFTGAAFARVGKFYVANGGTLFLDEVEFLPPAAQDFLIDILEGTGSLAPLGAAADLREPPPRFRLISASKTPLQQTGLRPDLAQRLATGDVIVLPTLEERREDIPNLVEEFLHRLKTEQQYDASFTSDALAYLQQVDWPGQIRELETTVKAVVAREVAASAIDGLGAMRMMISLESVKAYLSQRQLGFGTSVEPPPPSAQVSRATTAMPAIPAGHKRPSALTEAEIRAALEKHQGNKTRAAQELGIALNTLKDRMRKLGIA, from the coding sequence ATGACGAGCGGCGATGATCCGAAGGCGAAGCTGGAGTCGGAAGCGCCGCCCCTGGCGGACGAGGCCGTGGCGGGTCCTTCGCTCAACCGGACCAGCTTCATTCCCCTGCCCGACTTGAGCGTGCCTCCGCCGCCCCTCCCGAGCGAGGTCATCACGCGCCGGGAGCGGATCGCCCGAGCGCCAGGAACACCGGAGCCGCCCCCCGCCTACCGCGAGCCCAAGGCGCTGCGGGTCCAGCGCGAGGGTCTGCCGGATCTGATCGTCCCGCTGTATCCAGATCGCTCGTACGTCTTCGGCCGGGCCCCCGAGTCCACGGTGGTGTTTGCCCATGACGCCGTGTCGCGCCAGCACGGGAGGCTGTCCTTCCGCGAGGACCACCGGTGGGTCTACCGGGACTTGAACTCGCGCAACCACAGCTTCCTGGGCGAGGCGGAGTATCCGTTCCAGGGAGACGAGCGCGCGTACTGCCGGCACATGGACGCCTCGAAGGACTGGGTCGTCGAGGCGGGCAACCTCATCCTCCTGGGCAACGGCCGGAGCCGCATCACGCTGCTGGCCGAGGTGCCCGATGGGCTGGTGGCGGGCTCTCGCCCCCGTCAGCGAGGCTCTGCGGCGGCGGCGCAGTTGGAGCGCTCCATCAACATCTGCGCGCGCCACCAGCTCCCGGTCTTCATCCTGGGCAAGTCGGGCACGGGCAAGACGTTCATCGCCCGGGAGATCCACAGCCGGAGCCGGCTGGACGGAAACTTCGTGGTCCTCAACTGCGGACGGCTGCCGCAGGACGCGAGCATGCTGCACAGCGAGCTGCTCGGGCACGTGAAGGGAGCGTTCACGGGGGCCGCGTTCGCGCGAGTGGGCAAGTTCTACGTGGCGAACGGAGGCACGCTCTTCCTGGACGAGGTGGAGTTCCTGCCGCCCGCGGCCCAGGACTTCCTCATCGACATCCTGGAGGGCACCGGCAGCCTGGCCCCGCTGGGTGCGGCCGCGGACCTGAGAGAGCCTCCGCCGCGCTTCCGGCTCATCTCGGCCTCGAAGACGCCGCTGCAGCAGACGGGGCTGCGGCCTGACCTGGCGCAGCGGCTCGCCACCGGAGACGTCATTGTCCTGCCGACGCTGGAGGAGCGCAGGGAAGACATCCCGAACCTCGTGGAGGAGTTCCTCCACCGCCTGAAGACAGAGCAGCAGTACGACGCCTCGTTCACCAGCGACGCCCTCGCCTACCTGCAGCAGGTGGACTGGCCAGGTCAGATTCGAGAGCTGGAGACCACGGTGAAGGCGGTGGTGGCCCGCGAGGTCGCGGCGAGCGCCATCGACGGCCTGGGCGCGATGCGGATGATGATCAGCCTGGAGTCGGTGAAGGCCTACCTGTCCCAGCGGCAGCTGGGGTTTGGCACCTCGGTCGAGCCCCCGCCTCCGAGCGCCCAGGTGTCACGAGCCACGACAGCCATGCCCGCCATCCCCGCAGGCCACAAACGCCCCAGCGCCCTGACGGAAGCGGAGATCCGGGCCGCTCTGGAGAAGCATCAGGGCAACAAGACACGGGCGGCGCAGGAGCTCGGGATCGCGCTCAACACCCTCAAGGACCGGATGCGGAAGCTCGGGATCGCGTGA
- a CDS encoding FHA domain-containing protein, translating to MFNISVVMSVTGVTTKGTLANREIFVGRSKKCHLVLKDDTVSGVHCRLVAIEGAVIVLDEGSTNGTWLNEELVTQPTVMTADDELRVGPYLLRVQSLRGGSNATAPRVRIVRPRQVAPSPRPAIEYPWPEERPQVNELPTDVQLSQAQVFWRLLGFEQPGTLEQARAAYQARSDECHPDKVALLSPELRSLAEQKHREVTFAWEYIQRLFRKSRHAA from the coding sequence GTGTTCAACATCTCAGTGGTGATGAGTGTGACCGGCGTCACGACGAAGGGGACGCTGGCCAATCGAGAGATCTTCGTGGGGCGCTCGAAGAAGTGCCACCTCGTGCTGAAGGACGACACGGTGTCGGGTGTCCACTGCCGGCTGGTGGCCATCGAGGGGGCGGTCATCGTCCTGGATGAGGGCTCGACGAACGGGACGTGGCTCAACGAGGAGCTCGTCACCCAGCCCACGGTGATGACGGCGGATGACGAGCTGCGCGTCGGGCCGTATCTGTTGAGGGTGCAGTCGCTGCGCGGAGGCTCGAACGCGACGGCTCCGCGGGTGCGCATCGTCCGGCCGCGGCAGGTGGCGCCGTCGCCTCGGCCTGCCATCGAGTACCCCTGGCCCGAGGAGCGGCCGCAGGTGAACGAGCTGCCCACGGACGTCCAGCTCTCGCAGGCGCAGGTGTTCTGGAGGCTGCTCGGCTTCGAGCAGCCCGGAACGCTGGAGCAGGCCCGAGCCGCCTACCAGGCCCGGAGCGACGAGTGCCATCCGGACAAGGTGGCGCTCCTGAGCCCCGAGCTGCGCTCCCTGGCCGAGCAGAAGCACCGCGAGGTGACGTTCGCCTGGGAGTACATCCAGCGGCTGTTCCGGAAGTCCCGGCACGCCGCCTGA
- a CDS encoding SDR family NAD(P)-dependent oxidoreductase, whose protein sequence is MDMGLTGKTALVTGSTAGIGLAAAIGLAREGAHVILNGRKEERIQRAKEQLLQAVPGAKVSGVAADFSGAKGAEAVTRAFPDVDVLVNNVGIFEPKPFEQIPDEDWLRFFETNVMSGVRLSRFYLPKMRAKGWGRIVFVSSESGVQIPTEMIHYGMTKTAQISVARGLAELTTGTGVTVNTVLPGPTFSEGVGQFVADLARSQGIDTKTAERDFFINARPTSIIKRFASSEEVANLIVYVCGTKSSATNGAALRVDGGVVRAIL, encoded by the coding sequence ATGGATATGGGACTCACGGGGAAGACGGCGCTGGTGACGGGCTCCACGGCGGGCATCGGGCTGGCGGCGGCGATCGGCCTGGCACGCGAGGGAGCGCATGTCATCCTGAACGGGCGCAAGGAGGAGCGCATCCAGCGCGCGAAGGAGCAATTGCTCCAGGCGGTGCCGGGAGCGAAGGTGTCGGGCGTGGCGGCGGACTTCTCGGGCGCGAAGGGCGCCGAGGCGGTGACGCGGGCCTTCCCGGACGTGGATGTGCTGGTGAACAACGTGGGCATCTTCGAGCCCAAGCCGTTCGAGCAGATCCCGGACGAGGACTGGCTGCGCTTCTTCGAGACGAACGTGATGAGCGGGGTGCGGCTGAGCCGCTTCTACCTGCCGAAGATGCGGGCGAAGGGATGGGGGCGCATCGTCTTCGTGTCGAGCGAGTCCGGGGTGCAGATCCCCACGGAGATGATCCACTACGGCATGACGAAGACGGCGCAGATCTCGGTGGCGCGAGGGCTGGCGGAGCTGACGACGGGCACGGGGGTGACGGTGAACACGGTGCTGCCGGGGCCGACGTTCTCCGAGGGCGTGGGACAGTTCGTGGCGGATCTGGCGCGCTCCCAGGGCATCGACACGAAGACGGCGGAGCGTGACTTCTTCATCAACGCCCGGCCCACCTCGATCATCAAGCGCTTCGCCAGCTCGGAGGAGGTGGCGAACCTGATCGTCTACGTCTGCGGCACGAAGTCCTCGGCCACCAACGGCGCGGCCCTGCGGGTGGACGGCGGCGTGGTGCGCGCCATCCTCTGA
- a CDS encoding acyl-CoA thioesterase yields MSDAETADRYRYFLPITTRWMDNDVYGHINNVTYYSYFDTVANHYLIHEGGLDIHASPIIALVVESRCSYRAPLSYPDRLRAGLRVNKLGNRSVTYGIGIFKEGENQTSAHGYFVHVFVDRGTRKAVSMPERLRTALERITVP; encoded by the coding sequence GTGTCCGACGCCGAGACCGCAGACCGCTATCGCTACTTCCTGCCCATCACCACGCGCTGGATGGACAACGACGTCTACGGCCACATCAACAACGTCACGTACTACAGCTACTTCGACACGGTGGCGAACCACTACCTGATCCACGAAGGAGGCCTGGACATCCACGCCAGTCCGATCATCGCGCTGGTGGTGGAGTCGCGCTGCTCCTACCGGGCTCCGCTCTCGTACCCCGACCGCCTGCGGGCGGGGCTGCGGGTGAACAAGCTGGGGAACCGCTCGGTGACGTACGGCATCGGAATCTTCAAGGAGGGTGAGAACCAGACCTCCGCGCACGGCTACTTCGTGCACGTCTTCGTGGACCGGGGTACGCGCAAGGCCGTGTCGATGCCCGAGCGACTGCGCACGGCCCTCGAACGCATCACGGTGCCCTGA
- a CDS encoding hydroxyacid-oxoacid transhydrogenase produces the protein MRCCHYDHVGEGCDSAFTVDTSRITFGRGCLAEVGDRARALGMKRVALFSDAHLARLPHFQKVHQSLSAAGLDVVVYTDVHIEPTDQSFLEAARFAADARPDGYVSLGGGSVIDTCKGANLYATYPADFLAYVNAPVGAGRPVPGPLKPHIACPTTSGTGSEVTGITIFDLLAMEAKTGIASPMLRPTEALIDPDCTASLPGEVVAASGLDVLSHALESYTARPYVRRPAPARPSLRPMSQGANPWSDLGCREALRLMGQYLERGVKDARDTEAREQLMWAATLAGIAFGNAGVHAPHGMAYAVAGLVRDFRPSGYPQGEPLVPHGMSVILNAPAVFRYTAESSPERHLEAAEWLGADVRGATPGDAGEVLAGKLIQIMRAVSMPNGLRGVGYCESDLEPLTEGAFPQQRLLQNAPREMTRPVLTQLFRQALSYW, from the coding sequence ATGCGCTGCTGCCATTACGACCACGTGGGCGAGGGTTGTGACAGTGCGTTCACGGTGGACACGTCGCGGATCACCTTCGGTCGCGGGTGTCTGGCGGAGGTGGGAGACCGGGCCCGAGCGCTGGGGATGAAGCGGGTGGCGCTGTTCTCGGATGCGCACCTGGCGCGGCTGCCGCACTTCCAGAAGGTGCACCAGTCCTTGAGCGCGGCGGGGCTGGATGTGGTCGTCTACACGGACGTGCACATCGAGCCCACGGACCAGTCCTTCCTGGAGGCCGCGCGGTTCGCCGCGGACGCCCGACCGGATGGCTATGTGTCCCTGGGGGGGGGCTCGGTGATCGACACGTGCAAGGGAGCCAACCTCTACGCCACGTACCCGGCGGACTTCCTGGCCTACGTGAATGCTCCGGTGGGCGCGGGGCGGCCGGTGCCCGGTCCGCTCAAGCCGCACATCGCCTGCCCCACCACCTCGGGGACAGGCAGCGAAGTCACGGGCATCACCATCTTCGATCTGCTGGCGATGGAGGCGAAGACGGGCATCGCCTCGCCGATGCTGCGGCCCACCGAGGCGCTCATCGATCCGGACTGCACCGCGAGCCTGCCGGGCGAGGTGGTCGCCGCCAGCGGGCTGGATGTGCTGTCCCACGCGCTGGAGTCCTATACGGCGCGGCCGTACGTGCGCCGCCCTGCCCCGGCCCGGCCGAGCCTGCGGCCCATGAGCCAGGGAGCCAACCCCTGGAGCGATCTCGGCTGCCGCGAGGCGCTGCGGCTGATGGGGCAGTACCTGGAGCGCGGAGTGAAGGACGCGCGGGACACCGAGGCCCGCGAGCAACTGATGTGGGCCGCCACGCTGGCGGGCATCGCCTTTGGAAACGCGGGGGTGCACGCGCCGCACGGTATGGCCTACGCGGTGGCCGGGCTGGTGCGGGACTTCCGTCCCTCGGGCTATCCCCAGGGCGAGCCGCTGGTGCCGCACGGCATGTCCGTCATCCTGAATGCGCCGGCGGTGTTCCGTTACACCGCGGAGTCGAGCCCCGAGCGCCACCTGGAGGCCGCGGAGTGGCTGGGCGCGGACGTGCGCGGCGCCACGCCGGGGGATGCGGGTGAGGTGCTGGCCGGCAAGCTGATCCAGATCATGCGCGCGGTGAGCATGCCCAACGGCCTGCGAGGCGTGGGCTACTGCGAGAGCGATCTGGAGCCCCTGACGGAGGGCGCCTTCCCGCAGCAGAGACTGCTGCAGAACGCGCCGCGAGAGATGACGCGGCCGGTGCTGACGCAGCTGTTCCGCCAGGCCCTGAGCTACTGGTAA
- a CDS encoding PaaI family thioesterase has translation MDDKLKERLSWFGHGGYDRSLVGMEVLEVEGGKARVRLPVGEAVQNMGGALHGGAVATLVDVVGTLAIMSADRDMRPGVSTDLNVSWFSPAPGGSNVIVEAAVLKSGRTLAFVQVDLRRENDGVLVAQGRMTKFLT, from the coding sequence ATGGACGACAAGCTGAAGGAACGGCTGAGCTGGTTCGGTCACGGCGGCTATGACCGCTCGCTGGTCGGGATGGAGGTCCTGGAGGTAGAGGGCGGAAAGGCCCGTGTCCGCCTGCCTGTGGGGGAGGCGGTGCAGAACATGGGCGGCGCCCTGCACGGCGGCGCGGTGGCCACCCTGGTGGACGTGGTGGGCACGCTGGCCATCATGAGCGCGGACCGGGACATGCGGCCGGGCGTCTCCACGGATCTCAACGTGTCCTGGTTCTCTCCCGCCCCCGGTGGCTCCAACGTGATCGTGGAGGCCGCCGTGCTCAAGTCCGGGCGCACCCTGGCCTTCGTCCAGGTGGACCTCCGTCGCGAGAACGATGGCGTCCTCGTGGCGCAGGGCCGGATGACCAAGTTCCTCACCTGA
- a CDS encoding metallophosphoesterase, whose protein sequence is MLIGRLLFLALLNLAAYAILKRLWPEAGGGWRRRAFIAVAAVSLLAWLLPVMLGFGAHGQVPVVGVPLKVFSAGWSVAVLIIALLGAPFMLARWWRMRRAAAAPVGGPTGEVDLERRSLLLNAGKAVPFVAMGTASAGVVSGVSLFQVRELEVRVRNLPAAFEGFRIGQITDVHVGPFISAAYLRNAVEAMNEAGVHLQVMTGDLIDDLEQLDETMEALGACRSQHGMMAILGNHEHWRGLGPILEGYEGLSKRGAPVRLLRDSSHVIEHAGERLRVVGVDYPMGSRNPLLQGRSMRRSAEVAFKERSPDEVVLCLTHHPSFFPHAAERGAHLTLAGHTHGGQVSLLGIPLFGFVYEFMLGLYKLKDSHLYVSGGTGHWLPFRIGIPAEVTVFTLRRA, encoded by the coding sequence ATGCTTATTGGCCGACTCCTCTTCCTCGCGCTGTTGAACCTGGCCGCCTACGCCATCCTCAAGCGGCTGTGGCCCGAGGCTGGCGGTGGCTGGCGCCGGCGGGCCTTCATCGCCGTGGCGGCGGTGTCGCTCCTGGCCTGGCTCCTGCCGGTCATGCTCGGGTTCGGCGCCCATGGGCAGGTCCCGGTCGTCGGCGTGCCGCTGAAGGTCTTCTCCGCCGGGTGGTCCGTCGCGGTGCTGATCATCGCGCTGCTCGGAGCCCCCTTCATGCTCGCGCGCTGGTGGCGGATGCGCCGCGCCGCCGCGGCTCCCGTGGGCGGGCCGACAGGGGAGGTGGACCTGGAGCGCCGCAGCCTGCTCCTGAACGCGGGCAAGGCCGTGCCGTTCGTGGCCATGGGCACGGCCTCCGCTGGCGTGGTGAGCGGCGTCTCCCTCTTCCAGGTTCGCGAGCTGGAGGTGCGGGTGCGCAACCTGCCCGCCGCGTTCGAGGGCTTCCGGATCGGCCAGATCACCGACGTCCATGTCGGCCCCTTCATCAGCGCCGCCTATCTGCGCAATGCCGTCGAGGCGATGAACGAGGCCGGCGTGCACCTGCAGGTGATGACGGGCGACCTCATCGATGACCTGGAGCAGCTCGACGAGACGATGGAGGCGCTCGGGGCGTGCCGGTCGCAGCATGGGATGATGGCCATCCTCGGCAACCACGAGCACTGGCGCGGCCTGGGGCCCATCCTCGAGGGCTACGAGGGCCTCTCGAAGCGCGGGGCTCCCGTGCGCCTGCTCAGGGATTCGTCGCACGTGATCGAGCACGCCGGCGAGCGCCTGCGCGTGGTGGGCGTCGACTACCCCATGGGAAGCCGCAACCCGCTGCTGCAGGGCAGGAGCATGCGCCGCTCCGCCGAGGTCGCGTTCAAGGAGCGCTCGCCCGACGAGGTGGTGCTGTGTCTGACCCACCATCCGTCCTTCTTCCCGCACGCGGCCGAGCGCGGGGCCCACCTCACGCTCGCCGGCCACACGCATGGCGGTCAGGTCTCCCTGCTGGGCATTCCCCTGTTCGGCTTCGTCTACGAGTTCATGCTCGGCCTCTACAAGCTGAAGGACAGTCACCTCTATGTCTCGGGCGGCACGGGGCACTGGCTTCCGTTCCGCATCGGCATCCCCGCCGAGGTGACCGTCTTCACGCTCCGCAGGGCGTAG
- a CDS encoding phytoene desaturase family protein: MSESSYDAVVVGAGFGGLATALELAQRGARVALCESLNYPGGCASTFHRDGYAFEAGATLFSGLAEQQLFGQWVRRHGLDVEVDWIDPLVELRTPSLRLSVHRDRQRFLEQLFSLPEAPVRGLRDFFALQRHVADALWALFDEPTLLPPLDARALLRHATRVPRYVPLLRWVGRPLGAVLERFGLLRFTPLRTFLDALCQITVQCSAAEAEAPFALAAMDYYWRGTGHVRGGIGQLAKALVEAISRCGGQVLLANRVKSLAPEPGGWRVVTRRGELRARHVVANVLPRGMLRLLGLPPERLPRLAELAERVEEGWGAAMLYRVARAPEGAPAKACHLELIQDESAPLVEGNHLFVSISGEADTGRAPPGYRTLTLSTHVPLRRMAELSGEAQARYIADIQSRMREGLARLAPEWEEVRHELTASPRTFERFTRREGGAVGGVPRRAGLHQYRELGPRPVLEGLWLVGDSVFPGQSTLATALGGVRTASRIAASR; encoded by the coding sequence ATGTCCGAGTCCTCGTACGACGCGGTGGTGGTGGGCGCGGGCTTCGGTGGGCTCGCCACGGCGCTCGAACTGGCCCAGCGCGGCGCCCGCGTGGCGCTGTGCGAGTCGCTCAACTACCCCGGCGGCTGCGCCAGCACCTTCCATCGGGACGGCTATGCCTTCGAGGCCGGCGCCACCCTGTTCTCCGGGCTCGCCGAGCAGCAGCTCTTCGGCCAGTGGGTGCGGCGCCACGGGCTCGATGTGGAGGTGGACTGGATCGATCCGCTCGTGGAGCTGCGCACGCCCTCGCTGCGGCTGAGCGTCCACCGGGATCGCCAGCGCTTCCTGGAGCAGCTCTTCAGCCTGCCGGAGGCGCCCGTCCGCGGGCTGCGCGACTTCTTCGCCCTGCAGCGCCACGTGGCCGACGCCCTGTGGGCCCTCTTCGATGAGCCCACGCTGCTGCCTCCGCTGGACGCCCGGGCCCTGCTGCGCCACGCCACCCGCGTGCCTCGGTACGTGCCCCTGCTGCGCTGGGTGGGGCGTCCGCTGGGCGCGGTGCTCGAGCGCTTCGGGTTGCTGCGCTTCACCCCGCTGAGGACGTTCCTGGATGCGCTGTGTCAGATCACCGTCCAGTGCAGCGCCGCCGAGGCCGAGGCTCCCTTCGCCCTGGCGGCCATGGACTACTACTGGCGCGGCACGGGGCACGTGCGCGGCGGCATCGGTCAGCTCGCCAAGGCGCTCGTGGAGGCCATCTCCCGCTGCGGCGGCCAGGTGCTGCTCGCCAACCGCGTGAAGTCCCTCGCGCCCGAGCCGGGCGGCTGGCGGGTGGTGACGCGCCGGGGAGAGCTGCGCGCCCGACACGTGGTGGCCAATGTGCTGCCGCGAGGCATGCTGCGCCTGCTGGGGCTGCCTCCGGAGCGGCTGCCTCGGCTGGCCGAGCTCGCCGAGCGCGTGGAGGAAGGGTGGGGCGCCGCCATGCTCTACCGCGTGGCGCGAGCCCCCGAGGGCGCTCCCGCCAAGGCCTGCCACCTGGAGCTCATCCAGGACGAGTCCGCCCCGCTCGTGGAGGGCAACCACCTCTTCGTCTCCATCAGCGGCGAGGCGGACACCGGCCGCGCGCCTCCGGGCTACCGCACGCTCACGCTCTCCACCCATGTGCCGCTGCGCCGCATGGCGGAGCTGTCCGGCGAGGCCCAGGCCCGCTACATCGCCGACATCCAGTCCCGCATGCGCGAGGGCCTGGCGCGGCTCGCCCCCGAGTGGGAGGAGGTGCGGCACGAGCTGACGGCCTCGCCCCGCACCTTCGAGCGCTTCACCCGGCGCGAGGGCGGCGCCGTGGGAGGCGTGCCGCGCCGCGCCGGCCTCCACCAGTACCGCGAGCTGGGCCCGCGGCCGGTGCTCGAGGGCCTGTGGCTGGTGGGCGACTCCGTCTTCCCGGGCCAGAGCACCCTGGCCACCGCGCTCGGGGGCGTCCGCACCGCCTCGCGCATTGCCGCCAGCCGCTGA
- a CDS encoding SDR family NAD(P)-dependent oxidoreductase, with amino-acid sequence MPKAKGTVLVTGGNRGIGLEVCRQLGLAGMRVLLTARDADGGEMAASALRAEALDVTFEPLDVAARESIDALAAKLQSQGQRLAALVNNAAITMDGFDASVAEQTQAVNFFGAWNVTERLAPLLEEHGRLVMVSSGAGELGNLPPEIRRRFDPPPPKETLAALVREFIEDVRSGQFARKGWPRSAYRVSKAALNALTRRLAEELKGRHLLVNAVCPGWVRTRMGGASAPRGVEEGADTIVWAALLPPGGPTGGFFRDRKPISW; translated from the coding sequence ATGCCGAAGGCGAAGGGAACGGTCCTCGTGACAGGAGGCAACCGAGGCATCGGATTGGAGGTATGCCGGCAGCTGGGCCTTGCGGGGATGCGGGTGCTGCTGACGGCCCGGGACGCCGACGGCGGCGAGATGGCCGCCAGCGCGCTGCGTGCCGAGGCGCTGGATGTGACGTTCGAGCCGCTGGACGTGGCCGCGCGGGAGAGCATCGACGCGCTGGCCGCGAAGCTCCAGAGCCAGGGGCAGCGGCTGGCGGCGCTGGTGAACAACGCCGCCATCACCATGGACGGCTTCGACGCGAGCGTCGCCGAGCAGACCCAGGCGGTGAACTTCTTCGGCGCGTGGAACGTCACGGAGCGCCTGGCGCCCCTGCTCGAGGAGCACGGCCGGCTCGTCATGGTGTCGAGCGGGGCGGGGGAGCTGGGGAACCTGCCTCCGGAGATCCGCCGCCGGTTCGATCCTCCGCCGCCGAAGGAGACGCTGGCCGCGCTGGTGCGCGAGTTCATCGAGGACGTGCGCAGCGGGCAGTTCGCGCGCAAGGGCTGGCCGCGCTCGGCCTACCGCGTCTCGAAGGCGGCGCTCAACGCGCTCACCCGCCGGCTGGCCGAGGAGCTCAAGGGCCGGCACCTGCTGGTGAACGCCGTGTGCCCGGGCTGGGTGCGCACGCGCATGGGCGGCGCCAGCGCTCCGCGCGGAGTGGAGGAGGGCGCCGACACCATCGTCTGGGCGGCCCTGCTGCCTCCCGGAGGCCCCACGGGCGGCTTCTTCCGGGACCGCAAGCCCATCTCCTGGTAG
- a CDS encoding peptidoglycan recognition protein family protein produces the protein MTTTTRTTAAAAPRTAAAAPRATVTAPPPGIREGDKGPKVKQLQDALVKLKYMTAAQVATGPGIFGNKTEAAVKKFQADHKLPTTGYYGEQTHAALKKELARLNGPTPTTPPSTPGVFKKPPVIKAPSPNFNERNGMDIDTIVLHHTASNNGAADLAHMRNPKAEVSAHYMLDRDGKIYQLVDDKKRAWHAGASQLHGKPTDVNGRSIGIEIVNDGSGKTAFTEAQYKALTQLVGFLKQEYNVPMNNIVGHKDVAVPKGRKSDPASNFDWSRLRKGIS, from the coding sequence ATGACGACGACGACCCGCACCACCGCCGCTGCCGCGCCGCGCACCGCCGCCGCGGCCCCCCGCGCCACCGTCACCGCGCCGCCCCCGGGCATCCGCGAGGGAGACAAGGGCCCCAAGGTCAAGCAGCTCCAGGACGCGCTGGTGAAGCTCAAGTACATGACGGCGGCCCAGGTGGCCACGGGCCCCGGCATCTTCGGCAACAAGACGGAGGCGGCGGTCAAGAAGTTCCAGGCGGACCACAAGCTGCCCACCACCGGCTACTACGGCGAGCAGACGCACGCGGCGCTGAAGAAGGAGCTGGCCAGGCTGAACGGGCCCACTCCGACGACGCCGCCCTCCACCCCGGGCGTGTTCAAGAAGCCGCCCGTCATCAAGGCGCCCTCGCCCAACTTCAATGAGCGCAACGGCATGGACATCGACACGATCGTCCTGCACCACACCGCCTCGAACAACGGCGCGGCGGACCTGGCCCACATGCGCAACCCCAAGGCCGAGGTGTCCGCGCACTACATGCTGGACCGCGACGGGAAGATCTACCAGCTGGTGGATGACAAGAAGCGCGCCTGGCACGCCGGCGCCAGCCAGCTGCACGGCAAGCCCACCGACGTGAACGGCCGCTCCATCGGCATCGAGATCGTCAACGACGGCAGCGGCAAGACGGCCTTCACCGAGGCCCAGTACAAGGCGCTCACCCAGCTCGTCGGCTTCCTGAAGCAGGAGTACAACGTGCCGATGAACAACATCGTCGGCCACAAGGACGTGGCGGTGCCCAAGGGCCGCAAGAGCGACCCGGCGTCCAACTTCGACTGGAGCCGCCTGCGCAAGGGCATCTCCTGA